The genomic window TCTGCGCGGATGCCGGTCGCGCCTCCATGATGTTGCATTACTCCCCCTCCGCAAGGACCCCAACGGGGAAATGCAACATTGCCGCCGCCTCTGGCTACAATGAGTCCACCTCCAAGGAGAACCGCCATGATCAGCCCGAAGATGCAGGCCGCCCTCAACACCCAGATCAACCTGGAGCAGTTCTCCGCCCAGCTGTATCTGGCCATGAGCGCGCACTGCGACGCACTCAGCTTCAAGGGCTTCGCCCACTGGCTGCGGATTCAGGCAGGCGAGGAAACGGCGCACGCCATGAAGCTCATCCAGTTCGTGCTGGACCGCAACGGCAGGCTGGAGCTCCACCCCATCGCGGCGCCCCCGACCGACTTCGGCGGCGTGATCCAGGTCTTCGAGAAGACCCTCGAGCACGAGAAGGGGATCACCGGGAAGATCAATGCCCTGTTCGAACTGGCCCGGTCGGAGAAGGACTACGCCAGCGAGATCACCCTCCAGTGGTACGTCACCGAGCAGGTGGAGGAGGAAGCGAATGTCGGCCAGATCGTGGACCACCTGCGCGCCGTGGGCGACCAGGGGGGCGGCATCTGGTACCTGGACTCCCGCATGGGCAAGCGGGTGGCCAAGTAGGGTATGAGCGGAGAATCCGATAGCCTGGCTCTCCACACTCATCTCTTCGATCAGGGCAACCAGGCTGGGGAACGAGGAACCCGCCTCGTGATGGCCATCACGGCCCTCATGATGGCCGTGGAGATCGTGGCCGGGTGGCGCTTCAATTCCATGGCCCTCCTGGCCGACGGCTGGCACATGAGCTCCCACGCCGTGGCCATCGGGGTGAGCGCCCTGGCCTACGCCCTGGCCCGGCGCCACGCCGGCGACCGCCGTTTCGCCTTCGGGACCTGGAAGATCGAGATCCTGGGCGGCTTCGCCAGCGCCCTGTTCCTGCTCGGCGTGGCGGCCTGGATGGTCCTGGGCTCCGCGCAGCGGCTGCTCGAGCCCGCCCCCATCCACTACCGCGAGGCCATCGCCGTGGCCGGGGCGGGCCTCGTGGTGAACGTCGTCTGCGCCCTCATCCTGGGCCGGGCCCACGACCACGGCCACGACCATGGCGGGGGCCGCCCCGCCCACGACCTGAACCTCCGCTCGGCCTACGTCCACGTCATCGCCGACGCGGCCACCTCGGTGCTGGCCATCCTGGCCCTGGCCGGGGGCCTGGCCATGGGCTGGGCCTGGCTGGACCCCGTCATGGGCTTCGCGGGCGCGGTGCTGGTGGCCGTCTGGGCCGTGGGGCTCCTGCGCGACACCACGCGGGTCCTGCTGGACGCGGAGATGGACCACCCGGTGGTGGAGGAGATCCGCGAGGTGGCCGGCGCCCACCCCGAATGGGGCCGCATCACGGACCTCCACGTGTGGCGGGTGGGGAAGGCCAGCTACGCCTGCATCCTCGCGCTGGAGGGCGGCCCCCAGGACCTGACGCCGGCGGCGGTGCGCGCCGCCGTTGGCATCCACGCCGAACTCGTGCACATCACCGTGGAACTGGGATGAGGCTGGCCAGGCGGGGCTTGTAGCGGATGAGGAACCGTCCCTTCTCCGCCGTATCCGAGAAGCTGCTGCCCGCGAGCAGGAGCCGCGTGGCGGCCCGGGCGCGCTCGTTGGACCACTGCTCGAATTCCATGCGGTAGATCGCCACGAACAGCTCGGTGCGGCCGATGCCGTGGTAGCAGTGGATGAGCGCGGGGCGGTTGGCGGGATCGCGG from Geothrix sp. 21YS21S-2 includes these protein-coding regions:
- a CDS encoding ferritin; translated protein: MISPKMQAALNTQINLEQFSAQLYLAMSAHCDALSFKGFAHWLRIQAGEETAHAMKLIQFVLDRNGRLELHPIAAPPTDFGGVIQVFEKTLEHEKGITGKINALFELARSEKDYASEITLQWYVTEQVEEEANVGQIVDHLRAVGDQGGGIWYLDSRMGKRVAK
- the dmeF gene encoding CDF family Co(II)/Ni(II) efflux transporter DmeF, with product MSGESDSLALHTHLFDQGNQAGERGTRLVMAITALMMAVEIVAGWRFNSMALLADGWHMSSHAVAIGVSALAYALARRHAGDRRFAFGTWKIEILGGFASALFLLGVAAWMVLGSAQRLLEPAPIHYREAIAVAGAGLVVNVVCALILGRAHDHGHDHGGGRPAHDLNLRSAYVHVIADAATSVLAILALAGGLAMGWAWLDPVMGFAGAVLVAVWAVGLLRDTTRVLLDAEMDHPVVEEIREVAGAHPEWGRITDLHVWRVGKASYACILALEGGPQDLTPAAVRAAVGIHAELVHITVELG